In a single window of the Necator americanus strain Aroian chromosome X, whole genome shotgun sequence genome:
- a CDS encoding hypothetical protein (NECATOR_CHRX.G26218.T2), which produces MIGSKVAGLCCRVAGASQALLAQRSSHTIWYPDAKFERQFKSCGGMGKLWMSEKYDDYDKAIGLDKLEKLTYEQPVFSDSYEGKHREKQLENMILNFGPQHPAAHGVLRLVLKLEGEVIIKAIPHIGLLHRATEKLIEHKTYTQALPYFDRLDYVSMMCNEQGFALAVEKLLGIDIPPRAKYIRTLFAELTRIQNHIMGITTHALDIGAMTPFFWMFEEREKMFEFSERVSGARMHVNYVRPGGVAWDLPLGLMDDIYDWAIKFPERIDELEDMLTENRIWKARTVDIGLVSASDALNWGFSGVMVRGSGIKQDVRKTQPYEVYDQLEFDVPIGTKGDCYDRYLCRIEEMRQSLRIVHQCLNKMPAGEIKVDDHKVVPPKRAEMKDSMESLIHHFKFFTEGYQVPPGATYVPIEAPKGEFGVYLVADGTSKPYRCYIRAPGFPHLAAIHDICYMSLIADVVAFNSGTFHSCAVSVLVQSILFEIGYRNESARTNLIS; this is translated from the exons ATGATTGGCAGTAAGGTTGCTGGGCTATGCTGCCGAGTGGCCGGTGCTTCTCAAGCACTTCTGGCTCAAAGGAGCTCGCATACTATCTGGTATCCCGATGCGAAATTTGAGAGGCAGTTCAAG AGTTGTGGAGGGATGGGGAAGTTGTGGATGAGTGAAAAGTACGACGACTATGACAAAGCGATTGGTCTGGATAAGCTGGAGAAATTAACTTATGAACAACCAGTTTTCTCAGATTCTTACGAAGGAAAACACCG TGAAAAACAGTTGGAGAACATGATCCTGAACTTTGGTCCACAACATCCTGCTGCCCATGGTGTGCTTCGACTTGTGTTAAAGTTGGAAGGAGAA GTAATCATCAAAGCAATTCCTCATATTGGTTTACTACATCGTGCCACGGAAAAGCTGATCGAGCATAAGACATACACGCAG GCACTCCCATATTTTGATCGCCTCGACTATGTCTCCATGATGTGCAATGAGCAAGGTTTCGCACTTGCTGTTGAGAAATTGCTGGGTATCGATATTCCACCGCGAGCAAAGTATATTCGAA ctTTGTTCGCCGAGCTCACAAGAATTCAGAATCATATTATGGGTATCACAACGCACGCTCTTGATATTGGTGCGATGACACCGTTCTTCTGGATGTTTGAGG aaagagagaaaatgttTGAGTTCTCTGAACGAGTGTCTGGTGCACGAATGCATGTGAACTATGTACGACCTGGAGGTGTTGCTTGGGATTTGCCACTTGGGCTGATGGACGATATCTATGATTGGGCCATAAAA TTCCCCGAAAGAATAGATGAACTGGAGGATATGCTAACTGAAAATAGAATTTGGAAAGCAAGAACAGTGGATATTg GTCTTGTTTCTGCATCTGATGCATTGAATTGGGGCTTCAGTGGTGTGATGGTACGAGGATCAGGAATCAAACAGGACGTACGTAAAACGCAACCCTATGAAGTGTATGATCAGCTTGAGTTTGATGTGCCAATCGGGACCAAAGGAGATTGTTATGACAG ATACCTCTGCCGCATCGAGGAAATGCGGCAATCATTGCGCATTGTCCATCAATGTCTTAACAAGATGCCTGCTGGTGAGATTAAAGTTGATGATCACAAAGTTGTTCCACCAAAGCGAGCCGAAATGAAG GACTCAATGGAATCACTTATACatcatttcaaattcttcacgGAAGGCTATCAAGTTCCACCCGGAGCCACATACGTTCCTATTGAGGCCCCAAAGGGCGAGTTTGGTGTGTATCTTGTTGCTGATGGAACCAGCAAGCCCTACAG GTGTTATATTCGCGCTCCTGGATTCCCCCACTTGGCCGCCATCCACGATATTTGCTACATGTCATTGATTGCCGATGTTGTCGCT TTTAATTCTGGCACTTTCCAT AGTTGTGCTGTGTCGGTTCTTGTTCAGAGTATTCTTTTCGAGATTGGTTATCGAAATGAAAGTGCACGTACAA ATCTAATCTCGTAA
- a CDS encoding hypothetical protein (NECATOR_CHRX.G26218.T1), with translation MIGSKVAGLCCRVAGASQALLAQRSSHTIWYPDAKFERQFKSCGGMGKLWMSEKYDDYDKAIGLDKLEKLTYEQPVFSDSYEGKHREKQLENMILNFGPQHPAAHGVLRLVLKLEGEVIIKAIPHIGLLHRATEKLIEHKTYTQALPYFDRLDYVSMMCNEQGFALAVEKLLGIDIPPRAKYIRTLFAELTRIQNHIMGITTHALDIGAMTPFFWMFEEREKMFEFSERVSGARMHVNYVRPGGVAWDLPLGLMDDIYDWAIKFPERIDELEDMLTENRIWKARTVDIGLVSASDALNWGFSGVMVRGSGIKQDVRKTQPYEVYDQLEFDVPIGTKGDCYDRYLCRIEEMRQSLRIVHQCLNKMPAGEIKVDDHKVVPPKRAEMKDSMESLIHHFKFFTEGYQVPPGATYVPIEAPKGEFGVYLVADGTSKPYRCYIRAPGFPHLAAIHDICYMSLIADVVAVIGTLDIVFGEVDR, from the exons ATGATTGGCAGTAAGGTTGCTGGGCTATGCTGCCGAGTGGCCGGTGCTTCTCAAGCACTTCTGGCTCAAAGGAGCTCGCATACTATCTGGTATCCCGATGCGAAATTTGAGAGGCAGTTCAAG AGTTGTGGAGGGATGGGGAAGTTGTGGATGAGTGAAAAGTACGACGACTATGACAAAGCGATTGGTCTGGATAAGCTGGAGAAATTAACTTATGAACAACCAGTTTTCTCAGATTCTTACGAAGGAAAACACCG TGAAAAACAGTTGGAGAACATGATCCTGAACTTTGGTCCACAACATCCTGCTGCCCATGGTGTGCTTCGACTTGTGTTAAAGTTGGAAGGAGAA GTAATCATCAAAGCAATTCCTCATATTGGTTTACTACATCGTGCCACGGAAAAGCTGATCGAGCATAAGACATACACGCAG GCACTCCCATATTTTGATCGCCTCGACTATGTCTCCATGATGTGCAATGAGCAAGGTTTCGCACTTGCTGTTGAGAAATTGCTGGGTATCGATATTCCACCGCGAGCAAAGTATATTCGAA ctTTGTTCGCCGAGCTCACAAGAATTCAGAATCATATTATGGGTATCACAACGCACGCTCTTGATATTGGTGCGATGACACCGTTCTTCTGGATGTTTGAGG aaagagagaaaatgttTGAGTTCTCTGAACGAGTGTCTGGTGCACGAATGCATGTGAACTATGTACGACCTGGAGGTGTTGCTTGGGATTTGCCACTTGGGCTGATGGACGATATCTATGATTGGGCCATAAAA TTCCCCGAAAGAATAGATGAACTGGAGGATATGCTAACTGAAAATAGAATTTGGAAAGCAAGAACAGTGGATATTg GTCTTGTTTCTGCATCTGATGCATTGAATTGGGGCTTCAGTGGTGTGATGGTACGAGGATCAGGAATCAAACAGGACGTACGTAAAACGCAACCCTATGAAGTGTATGATCAGCTTGAGTTTGATGTGCCAATCGGGACCAAAGGAGATTGTTATGACAG ATACCTCTGCCGCATCGAGGAAATGCGGCAATCATTGCGCATTGTCCATCAATGTCTTAACAAGATGCCTGCTGGTGAGATTAAAGTTGATGATCACAAAGTTGTTCCACCAAAGCGAGCCGAAATGAAG GACTCAATGGAATCACTTATACatcatttcaaattcttcacgGAAGGCTATCAAGTTCCACCCGGAGCCACATACGTTCCTATTGAGGCCCCAAAGGGCGAGTTTGGTGTGTATCTTGTTGCTGATGGAACCAGCAAGCCCTACAG GTGTTATATTCGCGCTCCTGGATTCCCCCACTTGGCCGCCATCCACGATATTTGCTACATGTCATTGATTGCCGATGTTGTCGCTGTAATCGGAACTCTGGATATTGTGTTCGGCGAAGTCGATCGATAG
- a CDS encoding hypothetical protein (NECATOR_CHRX.G26219.T1): protein MGRVALITGTSMYDKVGVDKDVIRELADKAISISTPNTMAASEGTGLGHDFQTTLIHTLQSRWDRKPTISFGRRSPAPGVPLV from the exons ATGGGTCGCGTAGCATTGATCACAGGCACATCGATGTACGATAAAGTGGGCGTCGACAAGGATGTAATACG GGAACTCGCAGACAAGGCCATAAGCATTTCGACTCCGAATACGATGGCAGCTTCTGAAG GTACTGGGTTGGGGCACGATTTCCAGACAACGCTCATCCACACGTTGCAAAGTCGATGGGACAGAAAACCCACGATCTCGTTTGGACGACGTTCTCCCGCTCCCGGTGTTCCTCTCGTATAA